A single window of Streptomyces xanthii DNA harbors:
- the bldD gene encoding transcriptional regulator BldD, whose translation MSSEYAKQLGAKLRAIRTQQGLSLHGVEEKSQGRWKAVVVGSYERGDRAVTVQRLAELADFYGVPVQELLPGTTPGGAAEPPPKLVLDLERLAHVPPEKAGPLQRYAATIQSQRGDYNGKVLSIRQDDLRTLAVIYDQSPSVLTEQLISWGVLDADARRAVAHEEA comes from the coding sequence ATGTCCAGCGAATACGCCAAACAGCTCGGGGCCAAGCTCCGTGCGATCCGCACCCAGCAGGGCCTTTCCCTCCACGGCGTCGAGGAGAAGTCCCAGGGACGCTGGAAGGCGGTCGTGGTGGGGTCGTACGAGCGCGGTGACCGCGCCGTGACCGTGCAGCGTCTCGCCGAGCTGGCGGACTTCTACGGCGTCCCGGTGCAGGAGCTGCTGCCGGGCACGACCCCCGGCGGGGCCGCCGAGCCGCCGCCGAAGCTGGTCCTGGACCTGGAGCGGCTGGCCCACGTGCCGCCGGAGAAGGCCGGCCCGCTGCAGCGCTACGCGGCGACGATCCAGTCCCAGCGCGGTGACTACAACGGCAAGGTGCTCTCGATCCGCCAGGACGACCTGCGCACCCTCGCGGTCATCTACGACCAGTCGCCCTCGGTCCTGACCGAGCAGCTGATCAGCTGGGGCGTCCTCGACGCGGATGCGCGTCGCGCGGTGGCCCACGAAGAGGCCTGA
- the pyrR gene encoding bifunctional pyr operon transcriptional regulator/uracil phosphoribosyltransferase PyrR: MDTNSTDARPVLEGPDIERVLTRIAHEIVERAKGAEDVVLLGIPTRGVFLARRLAEKLAEVTGRTIPVGSLDITMYRDDLRMHPPRALARTEIPAAGIDGRLVVLVDDVLFSGRTIRAALDALNDIGRPRAVQLAVLVDRGHRELPIRADYVGKNLPTSLRETVKVQLAEEDGRDAVLLGAKPDAKAAEH, from the coding sequence ATGGACACGAACAGCACCGATGCCCGGCCCGTTCTCGAAGGCCCTGACATCGAGCGGGTACTGACCCGCATCGCCCACGAGATCGTCGAGCGCGCCAAGGGCGCCGAGGACGTGGTCCTCCTGGGCATCCCCACGCGAGGCGTCTTCCTCGCCCGCCGCCTGGCCGAGAAGCTCGCCGAGGTCACCGGGCGCACCATCCCCGTGGGGTCCCTCGACATCACGATGTACCGCGACGACCTGCGCATGCACCCGCCGCGCGCGCTCGCCCGCACCGAGATCCCCGCCGCCGGCATCGACGGCCGGCTGGTCGTGCTCGTCGACGACGTGCTGTTCTCCGGCCGCACCATCCGTGCGGCCCTCGACGCCCTGAACGACATCGGGCGTCCGCGTGCCGTGCAGCTCGCGGTCCTCGTCGACCGCGGCCACCGCGAACTCCCGATCCGTGCCGACTACGTCGGCAAGAACCTCCCCACGTCGCTGCGGGAGACGGTCAAGGTCCAGCTCGCCGAGGAGGACGGCCGCGACGCCGTGCTGCTCGGTGCCAAGCCGGACGCCAAGGCAGCCGAGCACTAG
- a CDS encoding aspartate carbamoyltransferase catalytic subunit, giving the protein MMRHLISAADLTRDDAVLILDTAEEMARVADRPIKKLPALRGRTVCNLFFEDSTRTRISFEAAEKRLSADVINFAAKGSSVSKGESLKDTAQTLEAMGVDAVVIRHSASGAPYRLANSGWIDAPVINAGDGTHQHPTQALLDAFTMRRRLIGPDAGIGQGLDGRRVTIVGDILHSRVARSNVDLLHTLGAEVTLVAPPTLLPVGVDSWPCEVSYDLDATLPKTDAVMMLRVQRERMNAAFFPTEREYTRRYGLDAERLAKAPGHAIVMHPGPMVRGMEITAEVADSERCTVVEQVANGVHTRMAVLYLLLGGNEPAVSHSRTEENK; this is encoded by the coding sequence ATGATGCGACACCTCATCTCGGCCGCCGACCTCACCCGCGACGACGCCGTGCTCATCCTCGACACCGCCGAGGAGATGGCCCGCGTCGCGGACCGGCCCATCAAGAAGCTGCCCGCCCTGCGCGGCCGCACCGTGTGCAACCTCTTCTTCGAGGACTCCACCCGGACCCGGATCTCCTTCGAGGCCGCTGAGAAGCGCCTCTCCGCCGACGTCATCAACTTCGCCGCCAAGGGCTCCAGCGTCTCCAAGGGCGAGTCCCTCAAGGACACCGCGCAGACCCTGGAGGCCATGGGCGTCGACGCCGTCGTCATCCGGCACAGCGCCTCCGGCGCCCCCTACCGCCTCGCGAACTCCGGCTGGATCGACGCCCCGGTGATCAACGCGGGCGACGGCACCCACCAGCACCCCACCCAGGCGCTGCTCGACGCGTTCACCATGCGCCGCCGCCTGATCGGCCCCGACGCCGGCATCGGCCAGGGCCTCGACGGCCGCCGCGTCACCATCGTCGGCGACATCCTGCACAGCCGCGTCGCCCGGTCGAACGTGGACCTGCTGCACACCCTCGGCGCCGAGGTCACCCTGGTCGCCCCGCCCACCCTGCTGCCGGTCGGCGTCGACTCCTGGCCCTGCGAGGTCTCGTACGACCTCGACGCCACGCTGCCCAAGACGGACGCCGTGATGATGCTCCGCGTCCAGCGCGAGCGCATGAACGCCGCGTTCTTCCCGACCGAGCGCGAGTACACCCGCCGCTACGGCCTGGACGCCGAGCGTCTGGCCAAGGCCCCCGGGCACGCCATCGTGATGCACCCCGGCCCGATGGTCCGCGGCATGGAGATCACCGCCGAGGTCGCCGACTCCGAGCGCTGCACGGTCGTCGAACAGGTCGCCAACGGAGTCCACACCCGGATGGCCGTCCTCTACCTGCTTCTGGGCGGCAACGAGCCCGCCGTCAGCCACTCTCGTACCGAGGAGAACAAGTAG
- a CDS encoding dihydroorotase, with translation MSKILIRGAKVLGGEPQDVLIDGEVIEAVGTGLSAEGAEVVEADGKILLPGLVDLHTHLREPGREDSETVLTGTRAAASGGYTSVFAMANTFPVADTAGVVEQVYRLGQEHGYCDVQPIGAVTVGLEGSKLAELGAMHESAAGVTVFSDDGKCVHDAVIMRRALEYVKAFGGVVAQHAQEPRLTEGAEMNEGTVSAELGLGGWPAVAEESIIARDVLLAEHVGSRVHICHLSTAGSVEIIRWAKSRGIDVTAEVTPHHLLLTDEMVRTYNPVYKVNPPLRTEKDVMALREALADGTIDIVATDHAPHPQEDKDCEWAAAAMGMVGLETALSVVQQTMVETGLLDWAGVADRMSVKPARIGQATGHGRPVSAGEPANLLLLDADYRGAVDPAGFASRSRNTPYQGRELPGRVTHTWLRGKATLADGKLA, from the coding sequence ATGAGCAAGATCCTGATCCGCGGTGCGAAGGTCCTCGGCGGCGAGCCCCAGGACGTGCTGATCGACGGCGAGGTCATCGAGGCGGTCGGCACCGGCCTGTCCGCCGAGGGCGCGGAGGTCGTCGAGGCCGACGGCAAGATCCTCCTGCCGGGCCTCGTCGACCTGCACACCCACCTGCGCGAGCCCGGCCGCGAGGACTCCGAGACCGTCCTCACCGGCACCCGCGCGGCCGCCTCCGGCGGCTACACCTCGGTGTTCGCCATGGCCAACACCTTCCCCGTCGCCGACACCGCCGGCGTCGTCGAGCAGGTCTACCGGCTCGGCCAGGAGCACGGCTACTGCGACGTGCAGCCCATCGGCGCCGTCACCGTCGGCCTCGAGGGCAGCAAGCTCGCCGAGCTCGGCGCCATGCACGAGTCCGCCGCGGGCGTGACCGTCTTCTCCGACGACGGCAAGTGCGTCCACGACGCCGTGATCATGCGCCGCGCCCTGGAGTACGTGAAGGCCTTCGGCGGCGTCGTCGCCCAGCACGCCCAGGAGCCCCGCCTCACCGAGGGCGCCGAGATGAACGAGGGCACCGTCTCCGCGGAGCTGGGCCTCGGCGGCTGGCCCGCCGTCGCCGAGGAGTCGATCATCGCCCGCGACGTGCTGCTCGCCGAGCACGTCGGCTCCCGCGTCCACATCTGCCACCTGTCCACGGCCGGCTCCGTCGAGATCATCCGCTGGGCCAAGTCCCGCGGCATCGACGTCACCGCCGAGGTCACCCCGCACCACCTCCTCCTCACCGACGAGATGGTCCGCACGTACAACCCGGTCTACAAGGTCAACCCGCCGCTGCGCACCGAGAAGGACGTCATGGCGCTGCGCGAGGCGCTGGCCGACGGCACGATCGACATCGTCGCCACCGACCACGCCCCGCACCCGCAGGAGGACAAGGACTGCGAGTGGGCCGCCGCCGCCATGGGCATGGTGGGCCTGGAGACCGCGCTGTCCGTCGTCCAGCAGACGATGGTGGAGACCGGACTGCTCGACTGGGCCGGCGTCGCCGACCGCATGTCCGTGAAGCCCGCGCGGATCGGGCAGGCCACCGGCCACGGCCGCCCCGTCTCGGCAGGCGAGCCGGCCAACCTGCTGCTGCTCGACGCGGACTACCGTGGAGCCGTTGACCCCGCGGGGTTCGCCTCCCGCAGCCGCAACACGCCCTACCAGGGCCGTGAGCTGCCGGGCCGCGTCACCCACACCTGGCTGCGGGGCAAGGCCACCCTCGCCGACGGGAAGCTCGCGTGA
- a CDS encoding PH-like domain-containing protein — protein MTPLHPLASPLVRLAAEKKSADVTDWPDRIGWIVGLLLFVALVYWLMRQGWKWRGTLQGDLPPLPQSPETPGEPRLTMSGRYHGSTTAGQWLDRIVAHGLGTRSRVELTLTDAGLVVERPGASDFFVPVTALRGARLDKGIAGKVLTEGGLLIVTWAHGDKLIDSGFRSDQAAEQGAWVSALNDMTDTHITTEGTAR, from the coding sequence GTGACACCTCTCCACCCCCTGGCCAGCCCGCTGGTCCGCCTGGCCGCCGAGAAGAAGTCGGCGGACGTCACGGACTGGCCCGACCGGATCGGCTGGATCGTCGGTCTGCTGCTCTTCGTGGCGCTCGTCTACTGGCTGATGCGCCAGGGCTGGAAGTGGCGCGGCACCCTGCAGGGCGACCTGCCGCCGCTGCCTCAGTCGCCGGAAACCCCGGGTGAGCCCAGACTGACCATGAGCGGCCGGTACCACGGCTCCACCACCGCGGGGCAGTGGCTCGACCGCATCGTGGCGCACGGCCTCGGCACCCGCAGCCGCGTCGAGCTGACCCTGACCGACGCGGGCCTCGTGGTCGAGCGCCCCGGGGCGAGCGACTTCTTCGTCCCGGTGACCGCGCTGCGCGGCGCCCGGCTCGACAAGGGCATCGCCGGCAAGGTCCTCACGGAGGGCGGTCTGCTGATCGTCACCTGGGCGCACGGCGACAAGCTGATCGACTCCGGGTTCCGCTCCGACCAGGCCGCAGAACAGGGCGCATGGGTCAGCGCCCTCAACGACATGACCGACACGCACATCACGACGGAAGGCACCGCACGATGA
- the carA gene encoding glutamine-hydrolyzing carbamoyl-phosphate synthase small subunit, translating to MTTSTRGAAAPAVLVLEDGRIFRGRAYGAVGETFGEAVFSTGMTGYQETLTDPSYDRQIVVATAPQIGNTGWNDEDDESSRIWVSGYVVRDPARIPSNWRAKRSLDDELVAQNIVGISGIDTRALTRHLRERGSMRSGIFSGEHLATDAELVSRVQAQPHMKGASLYEEVATKEAYVVPAIGEKKFTVAAIDLGIKGMTPHRMAERGIEVHVLPATATPDDVYAVQPDGVFFSNGPGDPATADGPVALMTAVLERKTPLFGICFGNQILGRALGFGTYKLKYGHRGINQPVQDRTTGKVEVTAHNHGFAVDAPLDKVSDTPFGRAEVSHVCLNDEVVEGLQLLDQPGFSVQYHPEAAAGPHDAAYLFDRFVKLMEGQRA from the coding sequence ATGACGACCTCCACCCGGGGAGCCGCCGCTCCCGCCGTACTCGTCCTGGAGGACGGCCGCATCTTCCGCGGCCGCGCCTACGGGGCCGTGGGGGAGACCTTCGGCGAGGCCGTGTTCTCCACCGGCATGACCGGCTACCAGGAGACGCTGACGGACCCGTCGTACGACCGCCAGATCGTGGTCGCCACCGCCCCGCAGATCGGCAACACGGGCTGGAACGACGAGGACGACGAGTCGAGCCGCATCTGGGTCTCCGGCTACGTCGTGCGCGACCCCGCCCGCATCCCGTCCAACTGGCGCGCCAAGCGCTCCCTGGACGACGAGCTGGTCGCGCAGAACATCGTCGGCATCTCCGGCATCGACACCCGCGCGCTCACCCGCCACCTGCGCGAGCGCGGCTCGATGCGCTCCGGCATCTTCTCCGGCGAGCACCTCGCGACCGACGCCGAGCTGGTCTCCCGCGTGCAGGCCCAGCCGCACATGAAGGGCGCCTCGCTGTACGAGGAGGTCGCCACCAAGGAGGCGTACGTCGTCCCCGCGATCGGCGAGAAGAAGTTCACCGTCGCCGCGATCGACCTCGGCATCAAGGGCATGACCCCGCACCGCATGGCCGAGCGCGGCATCGAGGTGCACGTCCTTCCGGCCACCGCGACGCCCGACGACGTGTACGCGGTCCAGCCCGACGGCGTGTTCTTCTCCAACGGCCCGGGCGACCCGGCCACCGCCGACGGCCCGGTCGCGCTGATGACCGCCGTCCTGGAGCGGAAGACGCCGCTGTTCGGCATCTGCTTCGGCAACCAGATCCTCGGCCGCGCCCTCGGCTTCGGCACGTACAAGCTCAAGTACGGCCACCGCGGCATCAACCAGCCGGTGCAGGACCGCACCACCGGCAAGGTCGAGGTCACCGCGCACAACCACGGCTTCGCCGTGGACGCGCCGCTCGACAAGGTGAGCGACACCCCCTTCGGCCGTGCCGAGGTCTCGCACGTGTGCCTCAACGACGAGGTCGTGGAGGGCCTGCAGCTGCTCGACCAGCCGGGCTTCTCCGTCCAGTACCACCCCGAGGCGGCGGCCGGTCCGCACGACGCCGCCTACCTGTTCGACCGCTTCGTGAAGCTCATGGAGGGCCAGCGTGCCTAA
- the carB gene encoding carbamoyl-phosphate synthase large subunit, with translation MPKRTDIQSVLVIGSGPIVIGQAAEFDYSGTQACRILRAEGLRVILVNSNPATIMTDPEIADATYVEPITPEFVEKIIAKERPDALLPTLGGQTALNTAISMHEQGVLEKYGVELIGANVEAINKGEDRDLFKEVVEEVRRKIGHGESARSVICHTMDDVLKGVETLGGYPVVVRPSFTMGGAGSGFAHDEEELRRIAGQGLTLSPTTEVLLEESILGWKEYELELMRDKNDNVVVVCSIENFDPMGVHTGDSITVAPSMTLTDREYQRLRDIGIAIIREVGVDTGGCNIQFAVNPDDGRIIVIEMNPRVSRSSALASKATGFPIAKIAAKLAVGYTLDEIPNDITEKTPASFEPTLDYVVVKAPRFAFEKFPSADSTLTTTMKSVGEAMAIGRNFTEAFQKALRSLEKKGSQFTFVGPVGDKQELLEASVRPTDGRINTVMEAIRAGATPEEIFEYTKIDPWFVDQLFLIKETADELAAAPELTKELIAEAKRHGFSDHQIAELRGLREDVVREVRHALGVRPVYKTVDTCAAEFAAKTPYFYSSYDEESEVAPREKPAVIILGSGPNRIGQGIEFDYSCVHASFALSDAGYETVMVNCNPETVSTDYDTSDRLYFEPLTLEDVLEIVHAESLAGPIAGVVVQLGGQTPLGLAQALKDNGVPVVGTSPEAIHAAEDRGAFGRVLAEAGLPAPKHGTATTFTEAKAIADEIGYPVLVRPSYVLGGRGMEIVYDETRLSSYIEESTEISPSRPVLVDRFLDDAIEIDVDALYDGTELYLGGVMEHIEEAGIHSGDSACALPPITLGGFDIKRLRASTEAIAKGVGVRGLINIQFAMAGDILYVLEANPRASRTVPFTSKATAVPLAKAAARISLGATVAELRAEGLLPKTGDGGTLPMDAPISVKEAVMPWSRFRDIHGRGVDTVLGPEMRSTGEVMGIDSVFGTAYAKSQAGAYGPLPTKGRAFISVANRDKRSMIFPARELVAHGFELLATSGTAEVLKRNGINAKIVRKQSEGEGPNGEKTIVQLIHDGEVDLIVNTPYGTGGRLDGYDIRTAAVARSVPCLTTVQALAAAVQGIDALNHGDVGVRSLQEHAEHLTAARD, from the coding sequence GTGCCTAAGCGCACCGATATCCAGTCCGTCCTGGTCATCGGCTCCGGCCCGATCGTCATCGGCCAGGCCGCCGAGTTCGACTACTCCGGCACCCAGGCGTGCCGCATCCTGCGCGCCGAGGGCCTGCGGGTCATCCTCGTCAACTCCAACCCGGCGACGATCATGACCGACCCGGAGATCGCCGACGCCACGTACGTCGAGCCGATCACCCCCGAGTTCGTCGAGAAGATCATCGCCAAGGAGCGCCCCGACGCGCTCCTGCCCACCCTCGGTGGTCAGACGGCCCTCAACACGGCCATCTCCATGCACGAGCAGGGCGTCCTCGAGAAGTACGGCGTCGAGCTCATCGGCGCCAACGTCGAGGCGATCAACAAGGGCGAGGACCGCGACCTCTTCAAGGAGGTCGTCGAGGAGGTCCGCCGCAAGATCGGCCACGGCGAGTCCGCCCGCTCGGTCATCTGCCACACCATGGACGACGTCCTCAAGGGCGTCGAGACCCTCGGCGGCTACCCCGTCGTCGTGCGCCCCTCCTTCACCATGGGCGGCGCCGGCTCCGGCTTCGCCCACGACGAGGAGGAGCTGCGCCGCATCGCCGGCCAGGGCCTCACGCTCTCCCCGACCACCGAGGTGCTCCTGGAGGAGTCCATCCTCGGCTGGAAGGAGTACGAGCTGGAGCTGATGCGCGACAAGAACGACAACGTCGTGGTCGTCTGCTCCATCGAGAACTTCGACCCGATGGGCGTGCACACCGGTGACTCGATCACCGTCGCCCCGTCGATGACCCTCACCGACCGCGAGTACCAGCGGCTGCGCGACATCGGCATCGCGATCATCCGCGAGGTCGGCGTCGACACCGGCGGCTGCAACATCCAGTTCGCGGTCAACCCCGACGACGGACGCATCATCGTCATCGAGATGAACCCGCGCGTCTCGCGCTCCTCCGCGCTCGCCTCCAAGGCCACCGGCTTCCCGATCGCCAAGATCGCCGCCAAGCTGGCCGTCGGCTACACGCTGGACGAGATCCCGAACGACATCACCGAGAAGACGCCGGCCTCCTTCGAGCCGACGCTCGACTACGTGGTCGTGAAGGCCCCGCGCTTCGCCTTCGAGAAGTTCCCGAGCGCCGACTCCACGCTGACCACCACCATGAAGTCGGTCGGCGAGGCCATGGCCATCGGCCGCAATTTCACCGAGGCCTTCCAGAAGGCGCTGCGCTCCCTGGAGAAGAAGGGCTCGCAGTTCACCTTCGTGGGTCCGGTCGGCGACAAGCAGGAGCTTCTCGAAGCCTCCGTGCGCCCGACCGACGGCCGGATCAACACCGTCATGGAGGCGATCCGCGCCGGCGCCACCCCGGAGGAGATCTTCGAGTACACGAAGATCGACCCGTGGTTCGTCGACCAGCTCTTCCTCATCAAGGAGACGGCCGACGAGCTGGCCGCCGCCCCGGAGCTCACCAAGGAGCTGATCGCGGAGGCCAAGCGGCACGGCTTCTCCGACCACCAGATCGCCGAGCTGCGCGGTCTGCGCGAGGACGTCGTCCGCGAGGTCCGCCACGCCCTCGGCGTCCGCCCGGTCTACAAGACGGTCGACACCTGCGCCGCCGAGTTCGCCGCGAAGACCCCGTACTTCTACTCGTCCTACGACGAGGAGTCCGAGGTCGCCCCGCGCGAGAAGCCCGCGGTCATCATCCTGGGCTCCGGCCCGAACCGCATCGGCCAGGGCATCGAGTTCGACTACTCCTGCGTCCACGCCTCCTTCGCCCTGAGCGACGCCGGCTACGAGACCGTGATGGTCAACTGCAACCCGGAGACCGTCTCCACGGACTACGACACCTCCGACCGCCTGTACTTCGAGCCGCTCACGCTCGAGGACGTGCTGGAGATCGTCCACGCCGAGTCCCTCGCGGGCCCGATCGCGGGCGTCGTCGTCCAGCTCGGCGGCCAGACCCCGCTGGGCCTCGCCCAGGCGCTCAAGGACAACGGCGTGCCCGTCGTCGGCACCTCCCCGGAGGCGATCCACGCCGCCGAGGACCGCGGCGCCTTCGGCCGCGTGCTCGCCGAGGCCGGCCTGCCCGCGCCCAAGCACGGCACCGCGACCACCTTCACCGAGGCCAAGGCCATCGCCGACGAGATCGGCTACCCGGTCCTCGTCCGCCCGTCCTACGTGCTCGGCGGCCGCGGCATGGAGATCGTCTACGACGAGACCCGCCTGTCCTCGTACATCGAGGAGTCCACCGAGATCAGCCCGTCCCGCCCGGTCCTCGTCGACCGGTTCCTGGACGACGCGATCGAGATCGACGTCGACGCCCTCTACGACGGCACCGAGCTCTACCTCGGCGGCGTCATGGAGCACATCGAGGAGGCCGGCATCCACTCCGGCGACTCGGCGTGCGCCCTGCCCCCGATCACCCTCGGCGGCTTCGACATCAAGCGCCTGCGCGCCTCCACCGAGGCCATCGCCAAGGGCGTCGGCGTGCGCGGCCTGATCAACATCCAGTTCGCGATGGCGGGTGACATCCTCTACGTCCTGGAGGCCAACCCGCGCGCCTCGCGCACCGTCCCCTTCACCTCGAAGGCGACCGCGGTGCCGCTCGCGAAGGCCGCCGCCCGCATCTCGCTCGGCGCCACCGTCGCCGAGCTGCGCGCCGAGGGCCTGCTCCCGAAGACCGGCGACGGCGGCACGCTCCCCATGGACGCGCCGATCTCCGTCAAGGAGGCCGTCATGCCGTGGTCGCGCTTCCGTGACATCCACGGCCGCGGCGTCGACACGGTCCTCGGCCCGGAGATGCGCTCCACCGGCGAGGTCATGGGCATCGACTCGGTCTTCGGCACGGCGTACGCCAAGTCGCAGGCCGGCGCCTACGGCCCGCTGCCCACCAAGGGCCGCGCGTTCATCTCCGTCGCCAACCGCGACAAGCGCTCGATGATCTTCCCGGCCCGCGAGCTGGTCGCCCACGGCTTCGAGCTCCTCGCCACCTCCGGCACCGCCGAGGTCCTCAAGCGCAACGGCATCAACGCCAAGATCGTGCGCAAGCAGTCCGAGGGCGAGGGCCCGAACGGCGAGAAGACGATCGTCCAGCTCATCCACGACGGCGAGGTCGACCTCATCGTCAACACCCCGTACGGCACCGGCGGCCGCCTCGACGGCTACGACATCCGTACGGCGGCCGTGGCCCGCTCCGTGCCCTGTCTGACGACGGTGCAGGCGCTCGCCGCCGCGGTCCAGGGCATCGACGCGCTCAACCACGGGGACGTGGGCGTCCGGTCGCTCCAGGAACACGCGGAACACCTGACCGCGGCCCGCGACTAG